AGCCCGGACGAGCATCACGCGTGCGGAGTTCTTGTCCCGTGGGGACACGTTTCCGCACGCGGTGCAGGTGTAGGTGCGCTCACCCAGCGGCATTGCGTGCTTGGCTCTCGCATCGCAGTGCGCGCAGTCCATCGTGGTGTGCGCGGGGTGGACCAGGCGGATGTCCCGCCCGTGTTTGCGGCCCATCTCGATCAGGGCGGCCTTGGTGGCGCCGATGGTGGCGTCAGCGGCCTTGCGGGCCATGGTGGTCCTGGCCAGGAACTTCGGGCGGAAGTCCTCGACCGCGACGGCGTCGTGGTCGAGGACCACCTTCTTGGCCCACCGCGGCGCGTTCGCCGACGCCACCGCCCGCACCCTCAGCAGTCCGAGGGGCATCAGCGGGGCGGCCGTACGGGACTCGACGAGGAGGAAGCCCCCTACCAGCGCGAGGCCGGCGGCCAGCGGGAGCAGGGTGGCGGCCGCCGTCCACCCCTCGGCCTCGGTCTGCGAGATGCCGTACGCCAATACCGCCAGTCCCCCGGTGACCAGCACCGCTCCCGGCAGGTCGAGGCGCCGCCCGTCCCCGCTGCGGCTCTCGGTCAGCCACAGCAGCGAGCCCAGCAGGACCAGCGAACCGACGGGCACGTTGATCAGCAGCACCCAGCGCCAGGACAGGGTGTCCACCAGAAGTCCGCCGACGAATCCGCCCGCGGCGCCGCCCCCCGCGCCCACGGCCGTCCAGGTGGCGATGGCCCGGGCCCGCGCGGCCCCCTCCGGGACGGCCGACGTGACAATGGTCAGCGTCGCGGGCGCCAGTACCGCCGCGCCCAGCCCCTGCACGGCCCGCGCGATCAGCAGCTGGGCGTCCCCCTGGGCCAGCCCGCCGGCCAGCGAAGCCGCCGTGAACAGGCCGAGGCCGACCAGGAACATCCGCTTGCGGCCGTAGAGGTCACCGGCTCGGCCGCCGAGGAGCATGAATCCGGCGAAGGCGATGGCGTAGGCGTTCACGACCCACTGGAGTCCGGACTCACTCATGCCCAGGTCGGCGCGCATGGACGGCAGCGCCACGTTGACGACAGACACGTCGAGCACGACCAGGAACTGTCCCGCGCACGCCAGCGCCACCACCAGCCAGGCGGGCGGCGCGGACCGGGGACCGCGGGGTCTGCGGGCGACTTCAGCGGCGTCGAGCATGGGCGTCATGCTCTCAACCCGGCTCCGCTTCCCCAAGAGAATATAAAGAAATCGTTAGTACGCCGAAGCATCGGAATAGTTGCCCATGCATACGTAGTTCAAGCCACACGTAAGCCGATCTTCCAGGCCCGGAGGCCTCCCTCACATGACGCACACGCCGACCGACCAGCCCACCCGGAGAGCGTCCGGCGCTGTCGTCCCGGTGCTCGCCTTCGCGGGCATCGTGGTCGCGGTGATGCAGACCCTGCTCGTCCCCGTCATCAAAGACCTGCCGCAACTGCTGGACACCGCGCCCAGCAACGCCACCTGGGTCCTGACGTCCACCCTGCTCTCGGGCGCCGTCGCCACCCCGATCATGGGCCGCCTCGGCGACCTGTACGGCAAGCGCCGCCTGCTCATCCTCAGCCTCGCCGTGATGGTCGTGGGCGCCCTGGTCAGCGCCCTCACCAGCGACCTGCTCACGATGATCGCCGGCCGCACCCTCCAGGGCTTCGCAATGGGCGCGATCCCCCTCGGCATCGGCCTGATGCGGGACATGCTGCCCCGCGAGAAGCTCGGCTCGGCCATGGCCCTGATGAGCTCCTCGATCGGCGTCGGCGGCGGACTGGCGCTGCCCCTCGCGGCACTGATCGCCCAGCACGCCGACTGGCACGCCCTCTTCTACGGCGCGGCCGGGCTCGGCGCCCTCTCGATCGTCCTCACCCTCCTCGTCGTACCGGAGTCCCCGGCACGCGCCGAAGGCACCTTCGACGTCCTGGGCGCGATCGGCCTCTCCACCGGTCTCGTCCTCTTCCTCCTCCCCATCACCAAGGGCAGCGACTGGGGCTGGACCTCGGGCACCACGCTCGGCCTCTTCGCCGCCGCCGCGGTCGTGCTCGTCCTGTGGGGCGTCATGGAACTGCGGGTGAAGGCCCCCCTGGTCGACCTGCGCACCACGGCCCGCCCGGCGGTCCTCTTCACCAACCTGGCGTCGATCATGGTGGGCGTCTCGTTCTACGTCGTCTCGCTCGTCCTTCCCCAGCTGCTCCAGCTCCCGAAGGCGACCGGCTACGGCCTCGGCCAGTCGATGGTCGTGGCGGGCCTGCTGGTCGCTCCGCTGGGCCTGACGATGATGTTCACGGCGCCCGTCTACGCCCGGCTGTCGGCGAAGTACGGCCCCAAGTTCACCCTCATCCTCGGCATGCTGATCATCGCGATCGGCTACGGCGCCGGGCTGGGCCTCATGAGCGCGGCCTGGCAGAGCCTGGTCATCGCGGTGGTCCTCGGCGCGGGCATCGGGCTCGCCTACTCCTCCCTGCCCGCGCTGATCGTGGGCGCGGTCCCGGCCTCGGAGACGGGGGCGGCGAACGGGCTCAACACGCTGATGCGGTCCATCGGTACGTCCGTGTCGAGCGCCGTGATCGGCATGGTGCTGGCGAACACGGCGGACAACGTCGGGGGCGTCGCGATACCGACCATGCACGGGTTCCGGGTGTCCTTCCTGATCGCGACCGGCGCGGTGGCGGTCGGGCTGCTGATGGCCCTGTTCCTGCCGAAGCCGAACCGGGCGCCGCAGCTGCGTGCGAGCAGCGAGGAGGAGGCGAACCTGGAGCGTGCCGAGGCGGTTCTGCGGGGGTTCCGGGGCCGTGTCCTCGACGCTTCCGGTGCTCCGGTCCCCCGGGCCAAGGTCACGTTGATCGATCGGCGGGGGCGGCAGGCGGGGGCGACGCTGTCCGGTGACGACGGCACGTACGCCCTCACCGTCCCCGCCCAGGGCGCCTACGTCCTCGCCGCCCGCGCCACCGGCCACGGTCCCCTGGCCTCCTCGGCCACCCACGCGGGCGACGACCGCGCGATCGACCTCGACCTGGCCCTGCCGGGCGAGACGGTCACCACCTGACCGACACGAAGCCGACCCACATCCCCGCCCCACCCCGGGGCGGGGATGTGTCGCGTCGGGGGAGCCCGGAAGGCCGTAGAACCGACGGTGCCCACTCCGACCGAACCCGCCCGTCCCGACGCCCCGGCCCCACCCTGGCCGGCTCCGGCAGCTCGACGGTCGGTGGCTCCCGCGTGCATCCCGCGCCCCCTCCCCGTACGTTCCGCACCCCCTGTCCCCCGTCGCGCGGAGGGTGCGGCAGCATGGGGCGTCCGGAGGGGCGTACGGCGGCATGGCGGTCGTACGACGCCTGCCCACACGTACGACCGAGAGGAACCCCATGTCCGCGGCCGCACCCAAGCCCGAGATCCTCGCCGCCTTCGAGGCCGCCAAGGGGTTCATGCCCCTGGGTGAGGGGCTGGCCCTTCATGAAGCCGCTCTGGACGCCGGGCGGCTCGGGCTGCCGCTCCTGGAGGTCGGTACGTACTGTGGCCGGTCCGCGATTCTGCTGGCCGACGCGGCCCGGGAGGCCGGGGTCACCGCGCTGACCGTCGATCATCATCGCGGCAGTGAGGAGCAGCAGCCGGGGTGGGAGTACCACGATCCGGAGACGGTGGATGCCGAGCTCGGCCTGATGGACACGCTGCCCACCTTCCGCAGGACCCTCCACCGGGCCGGGCTGGAGGAGCACGTGGTCGCCCTCGTCGGGCGGTCGCCGCAGATCGCGGCGGTCTGGAACTCCCCCCTCGGCCTGGTCTTCATCGACGGCGGTCACACCGACGAGCACGCCAACGCCGACTACGAGGGCTGGGCCCCCCACGTGGCCGAGGGCGGGCTGCTCGTCATCCACGACGTGTTCCCCGAGCCGGAGGACGAGTTCACCGGGCAGGCGCCCTACCGGGTCTACCTCCGGGCCCTCGCCTCCGGCGCCTTCACCGAGGTCTCGGCGACCGACTCGCTGCGGGTGCTGCGGCGGGTGCGGGCGGGGATCTGAGAGCGCGGTTAGAGTCGCAGACGTGTCGTACGCAGGCC
This portion of the Streptomyces canus genome encodes:
- a CDS encoding MFS transporter produces the protein MTHTPTDQPTRRASGAVVPVLAFAGIVVAVMQTLLVPVIKDLPQLLDTAPSNATWVLTSTLLSGAVATPIMGRLGDLYGKRRLLILSLAVMVVGALVSALTSDLLTMIAGRTLQGFAMGAIPLGIGLMRDMLPREKLGSAMALMSSSIGVGGGLALPLAALIAQHADWHALFYGAAGLGALSIVLTLLVVPESPARAEGTFDVLGAIGLSTGLVLFLLPITKGSDWGWTSGTTLGLFAAAAVVLVLWGVMELRVKAPLVDLRTTARPAVLFTNLASIMVGVSFYVVSLVLPQLLQLPKATGYGLGQSMVVAGLLVAPLGLTMMFTAPVYARLSAKYGPKFTLILGMLIIAIGYGAGLGLMSAAWQSLVIAVVLGAGIGLAYSSLPALIVGAVPASETGAANGLNTLMRSIGTSVSSAVIGMVLANTADNVGGVAIPTMHGFRVSFLIATGAVAVGLLMALFLPKPNRAPQLRASSEEEANLERAEAVLRGFRGRVLDASGAPVPRAKVTLIDRRGRQAGATLSGDDGTYALTVPAQGAYVLAARATGHGPLASSATHAGDDRAIDLDLALPGETVTT
- a CDS encoding MFS transporter gives rise to the protein MTPMLDAAEVARRPRGPRSAPPAWLVVALACAGQFLVVLDVSVVNVALPSMRADLGMSESGLQWVVNAYAIAFAGFMLLGGRAGDLYGRKRMFLVGLGLFTAASLAGGLAQGDAQLLIARAVQGLGAAVLAPATLTIVTSAVPEGAARARAIATWTAVGAGGGAAGGFVGGLLVDTLSWRWVLLINVPVGSLVLLGSLLWLTESRSGDGRRLDLPGAVLVTGGLAVLAYGISQTEAEGWTAAATLLPLAAGLALVGGFLLVESRTAAPLMPLGLLRVRAVASANAPRWAKKVVLDHDAVAVEDFRPKFLARTTMARKAADATIGATKAALIEMGRKHGRDIRLVHPAHTTMDCAHCDARAKHAMPLGERTYTCTACGNVSPRDKNSARVMLVRAGLDPAGADGARPPGALLQEAA
- a CDS encoding class I SAM-dependent methyltransferase, which codes for MSAAAPKPEILAAFEAAKGFMPLGEGLALHEAALDAGRLGLPLLEVGTYCGRSAILLADAAREAGVTALTVDHHRGSEEQQPGWEYHDPETVDAELGLMDTLPTFRRTLHRAGLEEHVVALVGRSPQIAAVWNSPLGLVFIDGGHTDEHANADYEGWAPHVAEGGLLVIHDVFPEPEDEFTGQAPYRVYLRALASGAFTEVSATDSLRVLRRVRAGI